Proteins from a single region of Bradyrhizobium diazoefficiens:
- a CDS encoding branched-chain amino acid ABC transporter ATP-binding protein/permease, translating to MQSRLPIIVFAALMAAIPHLPGMPPFWIVLLDNIGLAALVAMGLVLLTGVGGLTSFGQAAFVGFGAYTTAVLTTAYGLSPWLTLPLSLLVSGLFAVLLGLITVRLSGHYLPLGTLAWGLGLFYLFSKLEILGRNDGISAIPPLSVGAFRMLSPDSIYYAIWAAVLISALLTMNLLDSRTGRAIRALRRGHVAAEAFGVHTPRAKLLVFIHAAVLAGLSGWLYAHLQRAVTPTPFGAHAGIEYLFIAVVGGAGYVWGGVLGAAIVVILKEVLQSYLPLLLPGAGQVETIVFGIMLVALLQLAPGGVWPWLMSFLPEPTGGRKPDTSLKLEARPRAPGQSGVLLQVEKARKQFGGVIAVNNVSFEVQAREIVALIGPNGAGKSTTFNLITGVLSATSGSISVLGKKVDRAPPQEIVKLGISRTFQHVKLVPDMTVLENVAIGAHLRGHSGPLASMLRLDRADEAKLLAEAARQIERVGLADQMHQLAGSLSLGQQRIVEIARALCVDPMLLLLDEPAAGLRHMEKQQLAKLLRDLRDGGMSVLLVEHDMGFVMNLADRIVVLDFGTKIAEGAPATIKTNPEVIKAYLGVAA from the coding sequence ATGCAGAGCCGGCTTCCCATCATCGTTTTCGCAGCCCTCATGGCGGCAATCCCGCATCTCCCCGGCATGCCGCCGTTCTGGATCGTGCTGCTCGACAATATCGGCCTCGCCGCGCTGGTCGCGATGGGCCTCGTGCTGCTCACCGGCGTCGGCGGCCTCACCTCGTTTGGACAAGCCGCCTTCGTCGGCTTCGGCGCCTACACCACGGCGGTGCTGACGACCGCCTATGGCCTGTCCCCGTGGCTGACGTTGCCGCTGTCGCTATTGGTCAGCGGCTTGTTCGCGGTGCTGCTCGGCCTGATCACGGTTCGCCTGTCCGGCCATTATCTGCCGCTCGGCACGCTGGCCTGGGGGCTCGGACTGTTCTACCTCTTCAGCAAGCTGGAAATCCTCGGGCGTAACGACGGCATCTCCGCGATTCCGCCGCTGTCGGTCGGTGCCTTCAGGATGCTCTCGCCCGACTCGATCTATTACGCGATCTGGGCCGCCGTCCTGATCTCGGCGCTGCTCACCATGAACCTGCTGGACTCCCGCACCGGCCGCGCCATCCGCGCGCTCAGGCGCGGCCATGTCGCGGCCGAGGCGTTCGGCGTGCACACGCCGCGCGCCAAGCTTCTGGTGTTCATCCACGCCGCCGTGCTCGCCGGCCTCTCCGGCTGGCTCTACGCCCATCTCCAGCGCGCGGTTACGCCGACGCCGTTCGGCGCCCACGCCGGCATCGAATATCTCTTCATCGCGGTGGTCGGCGGCGCCGGTTATGTCTGGGGCGGAGTGCTCGGCGCGGCGATCGTCGTGATCCTGAAAGAGGTGCTGCAAAGCTATCTGCCGCTGCTCCTGCCGGGTGCCGGCCAGGTCGAGACCATCGTGTTCGGCATCATGCTGGTGGCCCTGCTTCAGCTCGCGCCCGGCGGCGTCTGGCCGTGGCTGATGTCGTTCCTGCCCGAGCCGACCGGTGGCAGGAAGCCGGACACCTCGTTGAAGCTCGAGGCGCGGCCCCGCGCGCCCGGTCAGTCCGGCGTGCTGCTCCAGGTCGAGAAGGCGCGCAAGCAATTCGGCGGCGTGATCGCCGTCAACAACGTCTCCTTCGAGGTCCAGGCCCGCGAGATCGTCGCCCTGATCGGCCCGAACGGCGCCGGCAAGAGCACCACGTTCAACCTGATCACCGGCGTGCTGTCGGCGACCTCGGGCTCGATCTCGGTGCTCGGCAAGAAGGTCGATCGCGCACCGCCGCAGGAGATCGTCAAGCTCGGCATCAGCAGGACCTTCCAGCACGTCAAGCTCGTTCCCGACATGACCGTGCTGGAGAACGTCGCGATCGGCGCGCATCTGCGAGGCCATTCCGGGCCGCTCGCTTCGATGCTGCGGCTCGACCGCGCCGATGAAGCAAAGCTGCTCGCGGAAGCCGCCCGCCAGATCGAGCGTGTTGGACTTGCCGACCAGATGCATCAGCTCGCAGGATCGCTCTCGCTCGGCCAGCAGCGCATCGTCGAGATCGCGCGTGCGCTCTGCGTCGACCCGATGCTGCTGCTGCTTGACGAGCCGGCGGCGGGCCTCCGCCACATGGAGAAGCAGCAGCTTGCAAAACTGCTGCGTGATTTGCGCGACGGCGGCATGAGCGTGCTGCTGGTCGAGCACGACATGGGCTTCGTGATGAATCTGGCCGATCGCATCGTGGTGCTCGATTTCGGCACCAAGATCGCGGAAGGCGCGCCCGCAACGATCAAGACCAATCCCGAAGTGATCAAGGCCTATCTCGGAGTGGCTGCATGA
- a CDS encoding branched-chain amino acid ABC transporter permease → MSAVEDVVTEAPAVEAVPKRAMTLGTGTSFVVLLLLLIVPLFAKNFVIFQLTQLLYLGLAVLALNILTGSSGQFSLGQSAFYAVGAYVTAVMMEQFNINYVLCLPVAGVVCFGFGFLFGQPALRLSGVYLALATFALATAMPQLLKLNFLEHWTGGVQGLVVTKPDAPFGLPMGQDMWLYYFTLVVVLAIYIFSVNLLRSRSGRAFMAIRDNEIAASAMGINVALYKTLAFGVSAAITGVAGGLSAIAVQFVAPDSFTITLAIQLFLGMVVGGVGWLPGSIVGAAFIIFVPNIAEGISKGLSGAVFGVLLFLVIYLVPHGARQIAILGQQLAGKLRKN, encoded by the coding sequence ATGAGCGCTGTTGAAGACGTCGTCACCGAAGCCCCGGCGGTCGAGGCCGTTCCGAAGCGGGCCATGACGCTCGGCACCGGCACCTCCTTCGTGGTGCTGCTGTTGCTCCTGATCGTGCCGTTGTTTGCCAAGAACTTCGTCATCTTCCAGCTGACCCAGTTGCTCTATCTGGGGCTCGCCGTGCTGGCGCTGAACATCCTGACCGGCAGCTCGGGCCAGTTCTCGCTCGGCCAGAGCGCGTTCTACGCCGTCGGCGCCTATGTTACCGCCGTGATGATGGAGCAGTTCAACATCAACTACGTGCTCTGCCTGCCAGTCGCGGGCGTGGTGTGCTTCGGCTTCGGCTTCCTGTTCGGCCAGCCGGCGCTCCGGCTCTCCGGCGTCTACCTGGCGCTCGCGACTTTCGCGCTCGCGACCGCCATGCCGCAGCTCCTGAAGCTGAACTTCCTCGAGCACTGGACCGGCGGCGTGCAGGGCCTCGTCGTCACCAAGCCCGACGCGCCGTTCGGGCTGCCGATGGGCCAGGACATGTGGCTCTACTACTTCACGCTCGTCGTCGTGCTCGCGATCTACATCTTCTCGGTGAACCTGCTGCGTTCGCGCTCGGGCCGCGCCTTCATGGCGATCCGCGACAACGAGATAGCAGCCTCCGCCATGGGCATCAACGTCGCGCTTTACAAGACGCTCGCCTTCGGCGTCTCCGCCGCCATCACCGGCGTGGCCGGCGGCCTAAGCGCCATCGCGGTGCAATTCGTCGCGCCCGACAGCTTCACCATCACGCTCGCGATCCAGCTGTTCCTCGGCATGGTCGTCGGCGGCGTCGGTTGGCTGCCCGGCTCGATCGTCGGCGCCGCTTTCATCATCTTCGTGCCGAACATCGCGGAGGGCATCTCGAAGGGTCTCTCCGGCGCCGTGTTCGGCGTGCTTCTGTTCCTCGTCATCTACCTCGTGCCGCACGGCGCAAGGCAAATCGCGATCCTGGGCCAGCAACTCGCTGGAAAGCTCAGAAAGAACTGA
- a CDS encoding ABC transporter substrate-binding protein, translating to MFFGRTLRTTALVTAVATLTSGAALAQKKYDTGASDTEIKIGNIMPYSGPASAYGIIGKTEEAYFKMINDKGGINGRKINFVTYDDGYSPPKAVEQVRKLVESDEVLAVFNPLGTPSNSAIQKYLNAKKIPQLFVATGATKWNDPKSFPWTMGWQPSYQSEAHIYAKWLMKEKPDAKIAILYQNDDFGKDYLKGTKDGLGAKASSAIIMEESYEVSEPSIDGHIVKIKAANPDVLLIYATPKFAAQTIKKTAELNWKPLQILTNVSISVGSVIKPAGFEASQNVLSAAYAKDSTDPQWANDPGMKRWNEFVDKYMPGADKSDTSMVYGYGAASTLAKVLEMCGDDLTRANLMKQAASLKDFVPDTMLPGVKLNTSATDFAPIAQLQMQRFKGERWELFGEIISGDVASE from the coding sequence TTGTTTTTCGGAAGAACACTGCGAACCACCGCACTCGTAACGGCGGTCGCGACGCTCACCTCCGGCGCAGCACTCGCCCAAAAGAAATACGACACCGGCGCGTCCGATACCGAGATCAAGATCGGCAACATCATGCCGTACAGCGGCCCGGCGTCGGCCTATGGCATCATCGGCAAGACCGAAGAAGCCTATTTCAAAATGATCAACGACAAGGGCGGCATCAACGGCCGCAAGATCAACTTCGTCACCTACGACGATGGCTATTCGCCGCCCAAGGCGGTCGAGCAGGTCCGCAAGCTGGTCGAGAGCGACGAGGTGCTCGCCGTGTTCAACCCGCTCGGCACGCCCTCGAACAGCGCGATCCAGAAATATCTCAACGCCAAGAAGATTCCGCAGCTGTTCGTCGCCACCGGCGCGACCAAATGGAACGATCCGAAGAGCTTCCCCTGGACCATGGGCTGGCAGCCCTCGTACCAGAGCGAAGCCCATATCTACGCCAAATGGCTGATGAAGGAGAAGCCCGACGCCAAGATCGCGATCCTCTATCAGAACGACGATTTCGGCAAAGACTACCTCAAGGGGACCAAGGACGGTCTCGGTGCCAAGGCCTCTTCTGCCATCATCATGGAGGAGAGCTATGAAGTGTCGGAGCCGTCGATCGACGGTCACATTGTCAAGATCAAGGCCGCCAATCCCGACGTGCTGCTGATCTATGCGACGCCGAAGTTCGCGGCCCAGACCATCAAGAAGACCGCCGAGCTCAACTGGAAGCCGCTCCAGATCCTCACCAACGTCTCGATCTCGGTCGGCAGCGTGATCAAGCCGGCCGGCTTCGAAGCCTCGCAGAACGTGCTGTCGGCGGCCTATGCCAAGGACTCCACGGACCCGCAATGGGCCAACGACCCCGGCATGAAGAGATGGAACGAGTTCGTCGACAAGTACATGCCGGGCGCCGACAAGTCCGACACCAGCATGGTCTACGGCTACGGCGCAGCGTCGACACTGGCCAAGGTGCTGGAGATGTGCGGTGACGATCTGACCCGCGCCAACCTGATGAAGCAGGCGGCGAGCCTGAAGGATTTTGTGCCTGACACCATGCTGCCCGGCGTCAAGCTCAATACCAGCGCCACCGACTTTGCCCCGATCGCGCAGCTCCAGATGCAGCGCTTCAAGGGCGAGAGATGGGAACTGTTCGGTGAAATCATCAGCGGCGATGTCGCCTCCGAGTGA
- a CDS encoding ABC transporter substrate-binding protein: MTVVRFQVAALSAAFALCTAISNPALAQKTYDNGASDTEIKIGNIMPYSGPASAYAAIGKAEDAYFNKVNAEGGINGRKIKFISYDDAYSPPKTVEEARKLVESDNVLLIFGSLGTSTNGAIRKYMNEKKVPQLFVASGASKWNDPKQYPWTMGWQPSYASEAKIYAKYIMKEKPDAKIGVLFQNDDFGKDYLNGLKDGLGARAAMVVLEEPYETSEPAIDEHVVKLKAAGADVFISITTPKFAAQAIKKAAEINWHPVHIISNVSASVGGVIEPAGFEISQGILSASYLKDASDPQWNADDGMKKFYNFVAQYDAKANKLDAGVVFGYAAAQTMVKVLQMCGDNLTRDNIMKQAASLKDFEPDTLLPGIKINTAPDNFAPIEQLQMMRFKGKKWELFGDIISSGLSN, from the coding sequence ATGACTGTCGTTCGATTTCAGGTTGCGGCGCTTTCAGCGGCATTCGCATTGTGCACTGCGATAAGCAATCCCGCATTGGCGCAGAAGACCTACGACAACGGCGCCTCGGATACCGAGATCAAGATCGGCAACATCATGCCCTATAGCGGCCCGGCTTCCGCCTATGCCGCGATCGGCAAGGCCGAGGACGCCTACTTCAACAAGGTCAACGCCGAGGGCGGCATCAACGGCCGCAAGATCAAATTCATCTCGTATGACGATGCTTATTCGCCGCCGAAGACGGTGGAAGAGGCGCGCAAGCTGGTCGAGAGCGACAACGTGCTGCTGATCTTCGGCTCGCTCGGCACCTCCACCAACGGCGCTATCCGCAAATACATGAACGAGAAGAAGGTGCCGCAATTGTTCGTGGCGAGCGGCGCATCGAAGTGGAACGACCCCAAGCAATATCCCTGGACCATGGGCTGGCAGCCCAGCTACGCCAGCGAGGCCAAGATCTACGCCAAATACATCATGAAGGAAAAGCCGGATGCGAAGATCGGCGTGCTCTTCCAGAACGACGATTTCGGCAAAGACTATCTGAACGGGCTGAAGGATGGGCTCGGCGCCAGGGCCGCGATGGTCGTGCTGGAGGAGCCCTACGAGACCTCCGAACCTGCAATCGACGAGCACGTCGTCAAGCTGAAGGCCGCGGGTGCCGACGTCTTCATCAGCATCACCACACCGAAATTTGCGGCGCAGGCGATCAAGAAAGCGGCCGAGATCAACTGGCACCCGGTCCACATCATCTCCAACGTCTCTGCGTCCGTCGGCGGCGTGATCGAGCCGGCCGGCTTCGAGATCTCGCAAGGTATCCTGTCGGCGAGCTACCTCAAGGACGCCTCCGACCCGCAATGGAACGCCGATGATGGCATGAAGAAGTTCTACAACTTCGTCGCGCAGTACGATGCGAAGGCCAACAAGCTCGATGCCGGCGTGGTGTTCGGCTATGCCGCCGCGCAAACCATGGTGAAGGTGCTGCAGATGTGCGGCGACAATCTCACCCGCGACAACATCATGAAGCAGGCAGCGTCCTTGAAAGATTTCGAACCGGACACGCTGCTGCCCGGCATCAAGATCAACACCGCGCCCGACAATTTCGCGCCGATCGAGCAGCTCCAGATGATGCGGTTCAAGGGCAAGAAATGGGAGCTGTTCGGCGACATCATCTCGAGCGGGCTCAGCAACTAG
- a CDS encoding glycerate kinase, giving the protein MTDRRPLLRALYDAAVAAAHPNTVLAPHLRPAPKGRVICLAAGKGAAAMAAAAERHYLDTLKLAPERLVGIATTRHGYGVPTRRIRVVEAGHPVPDEASLKGAADTLALAGEAGADDLLLVLLTGGGSANWIAPVDGVSFAQKQAVNKALLRSGAPIGEMNTVRKHLSRIKGGRLARAGKNAAEIVTLAISDVPHDDPSAIASGPTVPDPTTLAEARAIVAKYKLPIDDAVRRALDDRANESCKPDDAAFARAHFELIARPKQSLDAAVKLAEEAGYESVDLGADLEGEARDVAAEHARLALQARAQGKRVAILSGGELTVTVRGNGRGGPNQEYALALAGLLKDTIGISALAGDTDGADGGAGHPTDPAGALIDAATFAKMKAQDLRPQAYLDNNDATTFFEATGDLLLPGPTLTNVNDIRVILVD; this is encoded by the coding sequence ATGACCGACCGACGCCCCCTGCTCCGCGCGCTCTACGACGCCGCCGTTGCCGCCGCCCATCCCAATACGGTGCTGGCGCCGCATCTGCGCCCCGCGCCCAAGGGACGCGTGATCTGCCTCGCCGCCGGCAAGGGTGCCGCCGCGATGGCCGCAGCTGCGGAGCGGCACTATCTCGACACGCTCAAGCTCGCGCCGGAGCGCCTCGTCGGCATCGCCACCACGCGCCACGGCTATGGCGTGCCGACACGCCGCATCCGCGTCGTCGAAGCCGGCCACCCCGTACCTGATGAGGCCAGCCTCAAGGGCGCGGCCGACACGCTCGCGCTCGCAGGCGAGGCCGGGGCCGACGACCTCTTGCTGGTGCTGCTTACCGGCGGCGGCTCGGCCAACTGGATCGCGCCCGTGGACGGCGTCAGTTTTGCGCAGAAGCAGGCGGTCAACAAGGCGCTGCTGCGCTCGGGTGCACCGATCGGCGAGATGAACACGGTTCGAAAGCATCTGTCGCGGATCAAGGGCGGGCGGCTCGCGCGCGCCGGAAAAAACGCCGCCGAGATCGTCACGCTCGCGATCTCCGACGTGCCGCATGACGATCCTTCCGCGATCGCCTCGGGTCCGACTGTGCCCGATCCGACCACGCTGGCCGAGGCACGCGCGATCGTCGCGAAATACAAGCTTCCCATCGACGATGCGGTGCGCCGCGCGCTCGACGATCGCGCCAATGAAAGCTGCAAGCCTGATGATGCCGCCTTCGCGCGCGCGCATTTCGAGCTGATCGCGCGCCCCAAGCAATCGCTCGACGCCGCCGTGAAGCTCGCCGAGGAGGCCGGCTACGAGAGCGTCGACCTCGGCGCCGACCTTGAAGGCGAGGCCCGCGACGTCGCTGCCGAGCACGCCAGGCTGGCGCTTCAGGCCCGCGCGCAGGGCAAGCGCGTCGCCATCCTCTCCGGCGGCGAGCTCACGGTGACGGTGCGCGGCAATGGCCGCGGCGGCCCCAACCAGGAATACGCGCTGGCGCTCGCCGGCCTGCTGAAAGACACAATTGGTATCTCCGCCCTTGCCGGCGATACCGACGGGGCGGACGGTGGCGCCGGCCATCCGACCGATCCCGCCGGCGCGCTGATCGACGCTGCGACATTCGCCAAGATGAAGGCGCAGGACCTTCGGCCGCAGGCCTATCTCGACAACAACGACGCGACGACGTTCTTCGAGGCGACCGGCGACTTGCTGCTGCCGGGGCCAACCCTGACCAACGTGAACGACATCAGGGTGATTTTGGTGGACTGA
- a CDS encoding ABC transporter substrate-binding protein, which yields MPAVIGKLAAASLALALIAATTSIASAQKKYDTGATDTEIKIGNIMPYSGPASAYGIIGRTEAAYFKKINDEGGINGRKINFISYDDAYSPPKTVEQARKLVESDEVLLIFNSLGTPPNSAIHKYMNSKKVPQLFVATGATKWNDPQNFPWTMGWQPNYQSETQIYAKWLLKNKPDAKIAVLYQNDDYGKDYVKGLKDGLGAKAASMIVAEESYETSEPTIDNHIVKLKSTGADVFMNITTPKFAAQAIKKVAEVGWKPLHFLNNVSGSVGSVLKPAGFENAQGIISADYLKDVSDPQWNDDPGMKDFLAFMTKYFPEGDKLDHGTIVGYGVAQTLVQVLKQCGDDLTRANVMKQAASLKNFRTEVLLPGIQINTSPTDFAPISQLQLERFKGEKWELFGDVISADVGG from the coding sequence ATGCCCGCTGTCATCGGCAAGCTTGCGGCCGCGTCACTGGCGCTCGCGCTCATTGCGGCCACGACCTCCATCGCGTCGGCCCAGAAGAAATACGACACCGGCGCGACCGATACCGAGATCAAGATCGGCAACATCATGCCCTACAGCGGACCGGCCTCCGCCTACGGCATCATCGGGCGGACCGAAGCCGCCTATTTCAAAAAGATCAACGACGAAGGCGGCATCAACGGCCGCAAGATCAACTTCATCTCCTACGACGACGCCTATTCGCCGCCGAAGACGGTGGAGCAGGCCCGCAAGCTGGTCGAGAGCGACGAGGTGCTGCTGATTTTCAACTCGCTCGGCACGCCGCCGAACTCGGCGATCCACAAATACATGAACTCGAAGAAGGTGCCGCAGCTGTTCGTCGCCACCGGCGCCACCAAATGGAACGATCCGCAGAACTTCCCCTGGACGATGGGCTGGCAGCCCAATTACCAGAGCGAGACGCAGATCTATGCGAAGTGGCTGCTCAAGAACAAGCCGGACGCCAAGATCGCGGTGCTCTACCAGAACGACGATTATGGCAAGGACTATGTGAAGGGCCTGAAGGACGGCTTAGGGGCCAAGGCCGCCTCGATGATCGTCGCGGAAGAAAGCTACGAGACCTCGGAGCCGACCATTGACAACCATATCGTCAAGCTGAAGTCGACCGGTGCCGACGTCTTCATGAACATCACGACGCCGAAATTCGCGGCGCAGGCGATCAAGAAAGTCGCCGAGGTCGGCTGGAAGCCGCTGCACTTCCTCAACAACGTCTCGGGTTCGGTCGGAAGCGTGCTCAAGCCCGCGGGCTTCGAGAACGCGCAGGGCATCATCTCGGCCGACTATCTGAAGGACGTCTCGGATCCGCAGTGGAACGACGACCCCGGCATGAAAGACTTCCTCGCCTTCATGACCAAATACTTCCCCGAAGGCGACAAGCTCGACCACGGCACCATCGTCGGCTACGGCGTGGCGCAGACGCTGGTTCAGGTGTTGAAGCAGTGCGGCGACGATCTCACGCGCGCGAACGTCATGAAGCAGGCCGCCAGCCTGAAGAACTTCCGCACCGAGGTGTTGCTGCCGGGTATCCAGATCAACACCTCTCCGACCGACTTTGCGCCGATCAGCCAGCTCCAGTTGGAGAGGTTCAAGGGCGAGAAGTGGGAGCTGTTCGGTGACGTGATCAGCGCCGACGTCGGCGGCTGA
- a CDS encoding MarR family transcriptional regulator — translation MTVSKTAEKSSEKPSDATKGRKDAPESLPEALQLGELSEQLGYVLKRAQLKVFENFLRCMASLQLTPAQFSVLLLVEKNPGRNQTEIASTLGILRPNFVAMLDNLESRDLCARIRSTNDRRSHILVLTDKGKAVLTRAKKLVATKHESRLNDLLGQANREALIEMLSKIANEF, via the coding sequence ATGACCGTTTCGAAAACCGCTGAAAAGTCCTCTGAAAAGCCGTCCGACGCCACCAAGGGCCGCAAGGATGCTCCCGAGAGCCTGCCCGAAGCCCTCCAGCTCGGCGAGCTCTCGGAACAGCTCGGCTACGTGCTCAAGCGCGCCCAGCTCAAGGTGTTCGAGAACTTCCTGCGCTGCATGGCCTCGCTCCAGCTGACGCCGGCGCAGTTCTCGGTGCTGCTATTGGTCGAGAAGAATCCGGGCCGCAACCAGACCGAGATCGCCTCCACGCTCGGTATCCTCAGGCCGAACTTCGTCGCCATGCTCGACAATCTCGAGAGCCGCGACCTCTGCGCCCGGATCCGCTCCACCAACGACCGCCGCTCGCACATCCTGGTTTTGACCGACAAGGGCAAGGCCGTGCTGACCCGGGCCAAGAAGCTCGTCGCCACCAAGCACGAGTCGCGGCTCAACGACCTGCTTGGACAGGCCAACCGCGAAGCCCTGATCGAGATGCTGTCGAAGATCGCCAACGAGTTTTGA
- a CDS encoding branched-chain amino acid ABC transporter permease, translated as MNTTIMLFLLQDGITNGAIYALLGLALVLVFAVTRVILIPQGEFVTYGALTYASLASGQMPGTAKLALAMGLVAFAFDLFVARKALHGRLILRSVLANIVLPAIVLALTIYFAAQKPPVAICIALSLVIVAMIGLYLYRIAFQPLAHTSVLVLLIASVGVHLALQGLGLLFFGAEGQRGPAVLSAAFTAGSLRFTGQSLTVYGITIAFIVGLWLFFGLTLYGKALRATAVNRLGARLAGIRTMLSGQIAFLLASIIGALSGIMIVPITTLYYDSGFLIGLKGFVAAIIGGLVSYPLTAGAALVVGIVEAFSSFYASNYKEVIVFMLLIPVLLLRSLAAPAVEEEKD; from the coding sequence TTGAACACCACCATCATGCTGTTCCTGCTGCAGGACGGCATTACCAATGGCGCGATCTATGCGCTGCTCGGCTTGGCGCTGGTGCTGGTGTTCGCCGTCACCCGCGTCATCCTCATCCCGCAAGGCGAATTCGTCACCTATGGCGCGCTGACCTATGCCTCGCTGGCATCAGGCCAGATGCCGGGCACGGCCAAATTGGCTCTTGCCATGGGTCTTGTTGCCTTCGCGTTCGACCTGTTCGTGGCCCGCAAGGCGCTGCATGGCCGGCTGATCCTGCGCAGCGTCCTCGCCAACATCGTGCTGCCAGCCATCGTGCTGGCGCTGACAATCTACTTTGCTGCCCAGAAGCCGCCGGTTGCGATTTGTATCGCGCTGTCGCTGGTGATCGTCGCGATGATCGGTCTCTATCTCTACCGCATCGCGTTCCAGCCGCTGGCGCACACCTCGGTGCTGGTGCTGCTGATCGCTTCGGTCGGCGTGCATCTGGCGCTCCAGGGGCTGGGCCTGTTGTTCTTCGGCGCCGAGGGCCAGCGCGGGCCGGCGGTGCTCTCCGCCGCCTTCACCGCGGGCTCACTGCGCTTCACCGGCCAGAGCCTCACGGTCTACGGCATCACCATCGCCTTCATCGTCGGGCTCTGGCTCTTCTTTGGGCTGACGCTTTACGGCAAGGCGCTCCGGGCCACCGCCGTCAACCGGCTAGGGGCGCGGCTCGCCGGCATCCGTACCATGCTGTCGGGCCAGATCGCCTTCCTGCTGGCCTCAATCATCGGCGCGCTGTCGGGCATCATGATCGTGCCGATCACGACGCTCTACTATGATTCCGGCTTCCTGATCGGCCTGAAGGGCTTTGTCGCCGCGATCATCGGCGGCCTCGTCAGCTATCCCCTCACCGCCGGCGCGGCGCTGGTCGTCGGCATCGTCGAGGCGTTCTCGTCCTTCTATGCCTCCAACTACAAGGAGGTGATCGTGTTCATGCTCCTGATCCCGGTGCTGCTGTTGCGCTCGCTCGCCGCGCCCGCCGTCGAAGAAGAGAAGGACTGA
- a CDS encoding ABC transporter substrate-binding protein, translating to MPAIDMRLGAFSAALALAVTLSTAATAQKKYDTGASDTEIKIGNIMPYSGPASAYGVIGKTEEAYFRKINAEGGINGRKINFISYDDAYSPPKTVEQARKLVESDEVLLIFNSLGTPPNSAIQKYMNSKKVPQLFVATGATKWNDPKEFPWTMGWQPNYQSESRIYAKYMLKHHPDAKIAVLYQNDDYGKDYLKGFKDGLGAKGTSMIVIEESYEVSEPTIDSHIVKMKSTGADVFFNITTPKFAAQAIKKNAEIGWKPLHFLNNVSASIGSVIKPAGFENAQGIISSQYFKDPTDPQWKNDPSMKAWNAFLDEYYPEANRADASVMYGYIVSQGLVQVLKACGDDLTRANIMKQAASLRDFEPSGLLPGIKVNTSPTDFAPLSQLQLERFKGETWELFGDIISGDVGG from the coding sequence ATGCCTGCCATCGACATGCGATTGGGGGCCTTCTCGGCCGCCCTCGCGCTGGCTGTTACCCTATCCACGGCAGCAACCGCGCAGAAGAAATACGACACCGGCGCGTCCGACACCGAAATCAAGATCGGCAACATCATGCCTTACAGCGGTCCCGCGTCCGCTTACGGCGTGATCGGCAAGACAGAAGAAGCCTATTTCCGCAAGATCAATGCAGAAGGCGGCATCAACGGCCGCAAGATCAACTTCATCAGCTATGACGACGCCTACTCGCCGCCAAAGACGGTCGAACAGGCCCGCAAGCTGGTCGAGAGCGACGAAGTGCTCCTGATCTTCAACTCGCTCGGCACGCCGCCCAACTCGGCAATCCAGAAATACATGAACTCGAAGAAGGTGCCGCAGCTATTCGTCGCCACCGGCGCCACCAAGTGGAACGACCCGAAGGAATTTCCCTGGACCATGGGCTGGCAACCCAATTACCAGAGCGAATCGCGGATCTACGCCAAATACATGCTGAAGCACCATCCGGATGCCAAGATCGCCGTGCTCTATCAGAACGACGACTACGGCAAGGACTATCTCAAGGGCTTCAAGGACGGACTCGGCGCCAAGGGCACCTCGATGATCGTGATCGAGGAAAGCTATGAAGTCTCAGAACCAACGATCGATTCCCACATCGTCAAGATGAAGTCGACCGGCGCCGACGTGTTCTTCAATATCACCACGCCGAAATTCGCGGCCCAGGCGATCAAGAAGAACGCCGAGATCGGCTGGAAGCCGCTGCATTTCCTCAACAACGTGTCGGCATCGATCGGCAGCGTGATCAAGCCGGCGGGTTTCGAGAACGCGCAGGGCATCATCTCCTCCCAATATTTCAAGGACCCTACCGATCCGCAATGGAAGAACGACCCGAGCATGAAGGCCTGGAACGCATTCCTGGACGAATATTATCCCGAGGCGAACCGGGCCGATGCCTCGGTCATGTACGGTTACATCGTCTCGCAGGGACTGGTGCAGGTGTTGAAGGCTTGCGGTGACGATCTCACCCGCGCGAACATCATGAAGCAGGCCGCGAGCTTGAGGGATTTCGAACCCAGCGGACTGCTTCCGGGAATCAAGGTTAACACCAGTCCAACCGACTTCGCGCCCCTCTCGCAGTTGCAGCTGGAACGGTTCAAGGGCGAGACTTGGGAACTGTTCGGCGACATCATCAGCGGCGATGTAGGCGGCTGA